The following proteins are co-located in the Sporolactobacillus pectinivorans genome:
- a CDS encoding amino acid ABC transporter permease — protein sequence MGFRFDLIWGYLPFFWSGALLTIGFSLAGIVFGTIIGLGIAFGKMMKSKVLAAPFVCYITFFRGTPLFVQILIIHFGVVPKILGQANAIVAGIVALSLNEAAYIAEVFRAGIQSIDDGQMEAARSLGMTHGQAMRYIILPQAVKRVLPPMGNEFISLIKDSSLVSAIAAPELTYWAQAMNAQYTLVWEPYLTIALIYLILTLTMSSLVHLLERRMATK from the coding sequence TTGGGATTTCGTTTTGATTTAATCTGGGGCTATCTGCCTTTTTTCTGGAGTGGAGCACTCCTAACTATTGGTTTCTCACTCGCAGGTATTGTTTTTGGAACAATTATCGGTCTCGGTATAGCATTTGGAAAAATGATGAAGAGCAAGGTGCTTGCCGCGCCCTTTGTCTGCTATATTACTTTTTTTCGCGGGACGCCATTATTTGTTCAGATTCTGATCATTCATTTTGGTGTTGTCCCAAAGATTCTGGGTCAGGCAAATGCAATTGTAGCAGGTATTGTCGCCCTGTCTCTGAACGAAGCTGCATACATTGCAGAAGTGTTCCGGGCGGGTATTCAATCGATTGATGACGGACAGATGGAAGCGGCCCGCTCTCTGGGAATGACGCACGGTCAGGCGATGCGTTATATCATCTTGCCCCAGGCTGTCAAGCGTGTGCTTCCGCCGATGGGCAATGAGTTTATCAGCTTAATCAAAGACTCGTCGCTGGTGTCGGCTATTGCCGCGCCTGAGCTTACATACTGGGCACAGGCGATGAATGCGCAATATACCCTGGTTTGGGAACCTTATCTGACCATTGCCCTGATCTACCTCATTCTGACCCTGACAATGAGTTCCCTCGTACATCTTCTGGAAAGAAGGATGGCAACAAAATGA
- a CDS encoding basic amino acid ABC transporter substrate-binding protein has translation MLKRFSMLSIILVLVLALTACASSSSTGSSSKGTASQKTLRVVNDATYAPFEYLDKGQMVGFDVDIMKALGKASGYKYNLVNVGWNPVFAELKAKTADMSISAISITSDREKTYDFSVPYFLSTNKILVPKNSSIKSGADLKGKTVAVQTGTTGQTAVEKILGKNSPNIKKFSTISLAIMEMLNHGADAVVADNTVIEQYARLNPGKNLKVVEDKNAFVPEFYGIMYPKDSKLKPVFDKAINKIYSDGTYTKIYEKWFKSKPDLATLKAQQNK, from the coding sequence ATGTTAAAGAGATTTTCAATGCTTTCTATTATTTTGGTACTGGTACTAGCTCTGACGGCTTGTGCATCCAGCAGCAGTACCGGGAGTTCAAGCAAGGGCACGGCATCTCAGAAAACGCTGCGTGTCGTGAATGATGCGACTTATGCGCCGTTTGAATACTTGGACAAGGGCCAGATGGTCGGATTCGATGTCGATATTATGAAGGCCTTGGGTAAAGCATCCGGTTACAAATATAATCTTGTCAATGTCGGCTGGAATCCGGTATTTGCCGAACTGAAAGCAAAGACGGCTGACATGAGTATCTCGGCGATTTCGATCACGAGCGACCGTGAAAAGACATATGACTTTTCTGTTCCTTACTTCCTTTCGACAAACAAGATTCTGGTTCCAAAGAACAGCTCGATTAAATCGGGCGCTGATTTGAAAGGGAAGACAGTGGCTGTTCAGACCGGGACCACAGGCCAGACTGCAGTGGAGAAAATCCTTGGGAAAAACAGCCCGAATATCAAGAAATTCAGCACGATCAGCCTGGCTATTATGGAGATGCTGAACCATGGCGCAGACGCAGTTGTTGCCGACAACACGGTTATTGAACAATACGCGCGGCTCAATCCAGGCAAGAATCTGAAAGTTGTTGAAGATAAGAATGCTTTTGTCCCTGAATTTTACGGTATTATGTATCCAAAGGACAGTAAGCTGAAACCTGTTTTTGACAAAGCGATCAACAAGATCTACAGTGACGGAACCTATACCAAGATTTATGAAAAATGGTTTAAGAGCAAGCCGGATCTTGCGACATTAAAGGCACAGCAAAACAAATAA
- a CDS encoding AGE family epimerase/isomerase: MHLSEQEEVFILTGSLDTLLDFFSSEWLRLHILQTVDFYFPRCIDRAGGYFHCYLDDGTVCDELNKSLVGTARFIYIFSTGVLVGGPSVWRSAVEHGLRFLNDGFRDETHGGYYWLLKGRYVPDTGKYAYGHAFVLLALSTAYKAGFTYVRPLIDDIFNLLNQYFRDSVTGLYVDRLSEDWSSVDPYRGQNANMHLCEAMIAAFEATGDRKFLQTAYRLAYTVTVCLTGETYGMIWEQYRWNWQPDWTYHEAYAGNEFRLYGFIPGHSIEWSKLLIKLSDYYSDLWIVNGAQHLFLQAWQAGKDDLYGGLFFSIVPDGSVIDDGKYYWVMAETIGASALLAAKTGDPYFLELYQKMFYYCWSYFIDHIYGGWYAHLDRKNRRTSRIKSGITKTDYHPITNCLEAFRVFGWAKGDRFEFIK, from the coding sequence ATGCATCTTTCAGAACAGGAAGAGGTGTTTATTCTGACCGGCTCTTTAGATACGCTTCTCGATTTTTTCAGCTCGGAATGGTTGCGCCTTCATATTCTGCAGACTGTTGATTTTTATTTTCCACGCTGTATTGATCGCGCCGGGGGATACTTCCATTGCTATCTTGATGACGGCACGGTTTGCGACGAGCTGAATAAGTCACTCGTTGGCACAGCACGCTTTATTTATATTTTCAGTACGGGTGTCCTAGTTGGCGGTCCGTCAGTGTGGAGAAGTGCGGTGGAACATGGGCTTCGGTTCCTGAACGACGGTTTCCGTGATGAGACGCATGGCGGTTACTACTGGCTGCTTAAGGGCAGGTATGTCCCGGATACCGGAAAGTATGCCTATGGACACGCGTTTGTCCTGCTTGCGTTATCGACTGCGTACAAAGCCGGTTTTACATACGTACGTCCATTGATCGATGATATTTTTAATCTGCTGAATCAATATTTCCGGGACAGCGTAACCGGCCTTTACGTCGATCGACTGAGTGAAGATTGGAGCTCAGTCGACCCATACAGAGGCCAGAATGCCAACATGCATCTGTGCGAAGCCATGATCGCAGCTTTTGAGGCAACCGGTGACCGTAAATTTCTCCAAACCGCCTATCGTCTGGCTTATACCGTAACCGTTTGCCTTACCGGAGAAACATACGGGATGATTTGGGAACAATACAGATGGAATTGGCAGCCGGACTGGACATACCACGAGGCATATGCCGGCAATGAGTTCAGGTTATATGGATTTATCCCCGGGCATTCGATCGAGTGGAGTAAGCTACTGATCAAACTCTCTGATTATTATTCTGACCTCTGGATTGTGAACGGGGCGCAGCATTTGTTCCTGCAGGCATGGCAGGCAGGGAAAGACGATTTATATGGCGGGCTGTTCTTCTCCATTGTTCCGGATGGCAGTGTCATTGATGACGGCAAGTATTACTGGGTTATGGCGGAAACAATCGGCGCTTCTGCTCTTCTTGCAGCTAAGACCGGTGATCCGTATTTCCTAGAACTCTATCAGAAAATGTTCTATTATTGCTGGTCCTATTTTATTGATCACATATATGGTGGATGGTATGCTCATTTGGATCGAAAAAACCGGAGAACCAGCCGGATAAAGAGCGGTATAACAAAAACAGATTACCATCCCATCACCAACTGCCTGGAAGCATTTCGCGTTTTTGGTTGGGCCAAAGGGGATCGTTTCGAATTTATCAAATAA
- a CDS encoding Rrf2 family transcriptional regulator, whose product MNSEFTIAVHCLILLASVPDQIWNSESLSEKVHTHPARVRKIMSLLRNNSLVATKEGLGGGYRLSCNPADCTLARIYRITSCSALKLSWCSSFGERGKDEEVAGIQRVLDQTFSQAERLLEIYLGQWTIDSLLKQLGKVTKNKTSHLLLGKIPVPVDMGSPRNPLNNRIGGE is encoded by the coding sequence ATGAACAGTGAATTTACTATCGCCGTCCATTGTCTGATCCTGTTGGCAAGCGTCCCGGACCAAATTTGGAACAGCGAATCGCTGTCGGAAAAAGTGCACACGCATCCTGCCCGGGTGCGGAAGATTATGAGCCTTTTGCGCAATAACAGTCTTGTAGCGACTAAGGAAGGGTTGGGCGGTGGCTATCGGTTAAGTTGTAATCCGGCTGATTGCACACTGGCCAGAATTTACAGAATCACGTCTTGTTCTGCGCTGAAATTGAGCTGGTGTTCCAGCTTCGGTGAGCGTGGAAAAGATGAAGAGGTTGCTGGTATTCAGCGCGTGCTGGATCAGACGTTTTCCCAGGCGGAAAGGTTGCTTGAAATCTATCTCGGTCAGTGGACGATTGATTCTCTCCTTAAGCAATTGGGAAAAGTGACGAAGAATAAGACAAGCCATTTATTGTTGGGGAAAATTCCGGTGCCGGTCGATATGGGCAGCCCGAGAAACCCTTTAAATAACAGGATCGGTGGTGAATGA
- a CDS encoding amino acid ABC transporter ATP-binding protein produces the protein MIKVENLKKSFGENEVLKSINLDVEKQEVVVVIGPSGSGKSTLLRCINQLETITSGHVYIEDKDISDKKANINKIRQDVGMVFQQFNLFPHMTVLDNIMLAPMKVKKISKEQARKTAIELLKKVGLEEKADAYPDSLSGGQKQRIAIARALAMEPKMMLFDEPTSALDPEMVGDVLDVMKRLAKDGMTMVVVTHEMGFAREVGDRVIFMDGGYIVEENEPHELFSNPQEERTKAFLSKVL, from the coding sequence ATGATAAAAGTAGAGAATCTGAAGAAGTCCTTCGGAGAAAACGAAGTGCTGAAAAGTATCAACCTCGATGTTGAAAAGCAGGAGGTCGTGGTGGTTATCGGTCCGTCCGGTTCCGGAAAGTCGACCTTGCTTCGTTGTATTAATCAGCTTGAAACGATTACATCAGGGCATGTATATATCGAGGATAAAGACATTTCTGATAAAAAAGCGAATATCAATAAAATTCGCCAGGATGTCGGTATGGTTTTCCAGCAGTTTAATCTTTTTCCGCATATGACCGTGCTTGACAATATAATGCTTGCTCCGATGAAAGTTAAGAAGATTTCAAAAGAGCAGGCAAGAAAAACCGCGATTGAATTGCTGAAAAAAGTCGGTCTTGAAGAAAAAGCAGATGCCTATCCGGATTCCCTGTCCGGCGGGCAGAAACAGCGGATTGCCATTGCCAGGGCGCTCGCCATGGAACCGAAAATGATGCTTTTTGATGAACCCACTTCGGCCCTCGATCCGGAAATGGTCGGCGATGTACTGGATGTTATGAAACGCCTGGCCAAGGACGGCATGACGATGGTGGTAGTGACTCATGAGATGGGCTTTGCCCGTGAAGTTGGCGACCGCGTTATCTTCATGGATGGCGGTTATATCGTGGAAGAAAATGAACCGCACGAATTGTTCAGCAACCCGCAGGAGGAGCGGACAAAGGCATTTTTAAGCAAAGTGCTTTAA
- a CDS encoding YbaK/EbsC family protein, whose product MSVENVRAYFRQFSREKDIIELKLSSATVDLAAEHLHVEPERIAKTLAFRGEDKEGAMLVVSAGDAKIDNKKFRHTFGFKAHMLSPEETLDLVGHAVGGVCPFALNKDWPVFMDESLKRFGTVFPACGSSNSAIELSIDELYKFGNAKEWVDVCKGWQEES is encoded by the coding sequence ATGTCTGTGGAAAATGTCAGGGCTTATTTCCGACAATTCAGCCGTGAAAAGGATATTATTGAACTTAAACTTTCCAGTGCTACGGTAGATCTGGCTGCGGAGCATCTGCATGTGGAACCGGAGCGTATTGCCAAGACGCTTGCTTTCCGCGGGGAGGATAAGGAAGGGGCAATGCTGGTTGTATCTGCTGGCGATGCTAAAATTGATAACAAGAAGTTTCGCCATACTTTCGGATTTAAAGCGCATATGCTCTCGCCCGAAGAGACTCTGGATCTGGTGGGACATGCCGTGGGTGGCGTATGTCCGTTTGCTCTGAATAAGGACTGGCCCGTATTCATGGATGAATCACTGAAGCGCTTTGGAACAGTGTTCCCGGCATGCGGCAGCAGCAACTCGGCGATTGAATTGAGCATTGATGAGCTTTACAAATTTGGGAATGCGAAGGAATGGGTGGATGTCTGCAAGGGATGGCAGGAGGAGTCTTGA
- a CDS encoding winged helix-turn-helix transcriptional regulator, with protein sequence MERDLSVCPKFERAFQVLGKKWNGLIIEVLLKGESHFSIIADAIPELSDRMLAARLRELESQEIVERCVDTGYPVQVTYHLTEKGREIKPVLDEVHHWADKWFATGTQEETTN encoded by the coding sequence ATGGAAAGGGATCTGTCTGTCTGTCCGAAATTTGAGCGGGCTTTTCAAGTTCTGGGGAAAAAATGGAATGGTCTGATTATCGAAGTGCTTTTAAAAGGTGAGAGTCACTTCAGCATTATTGCCGATGCGATACCGGAGCTCAGTGACCGGATGCTGGCCGCACGGCTGAGAGAACTTGAGAGCCAGGAAATTGTTGAGCGCTGTGTTGATACCGGCTACCCCGTGCAGGTTACCTATCATCTCACTGAAAAAGGCAGGGAGATCAAACCAGTCCTCGATGAAGTGCACCATTGGGCAGATAAATGGTTTGCCACCGGTACTCAGGAAGAAACGACAAATTAA
- a CDS encoding nitroreductase family protein, with protein sequence MSSTLQAFIKSNEFLDGIKKRRSIYALDKNVKSSKEEIVATIEEAVKNSPSAFNSQSARIAILFGAENDKLWGEGGIAEQAIRKVLPEGQSFDSTAKKLASFNAGVGTILYFEDMDVVEGLQKNFPLYADNFPVWSEHSTGITQFAVWSALANIGIGGSLQHYNPLIDDAVRDTFALPASWKLRGQMPFGNIAAPAGPKEFQLIDERVKVIG encoded by the coding sequence ATGTCAAGTACATTGCAAGCATTCATCAAATCTAATGAATTTCTGGATGGAATTAAAAAGCGCCGCTCGATCTACGCGCTCGACAAGAACGTTAAATCAAGCAAGGAAGAAATAGTGGCAACAATTGAAGAAGCGGTAAAGAATTCCCCGTCGGCTTTCAATTCTCAGTCTGCTCGCATTGCGATTCTGTTCGGCGCAGAAAATGATAAGCTGTGGGGTGAGGGCGGCATTGCCGAGCAGGCCATTCGTAAGGTTCTGCCGGAAGGCCAGTCGTTTGATTCAACAGCTAAGAAGCTCGCTTCGTTCAATGCCGGAGTCGGCACAATCCTCTATTTCGAAGATATGGATGTAGTGGAAGGCCTGCAGAAGAACTTTCCATTATATGCCGACAACTTCCCTGTATGGTCGGAACATAGCACGGGTATTACTCAGTTTGCCGTGTGGTCGGCACTTGCCAATATTGGTATCGGCGGTTCGCTTCAGCACTACAATCCGCTGATTGACGATGCAGTGCGTGATACATTTGCGCTACCTGCAAGCTGGAAACTGCGTGGCCAGATGCCTTTTGGTAACATCGCAGCGCCTGCAGGTCCAAAGGAATTCCAGCTCATTGACGAACGGGTCAAAGTTATCGGCTGA